The nucleotide window CGGAGCTCAAGCCGGTGAGTCTCAGCCAATGGGAGGATGGGGAGCTTCGCACCCGCTCGATTGGGGATCTCGTCGGGCGCCGGGTGGTCACGGTCTCGGCGATTGCCGAACCCAGATCGTTCTACGAGTTGCTGGGCCAGCTCGAGGCGCAGGCCGTCGAGGTGCTCGAGTATCCGGACCACCATCGATTTACCCAGTCCGACTGGCACCGGATCAACAAGGCGGCGCACAGCGCCGACCTGGTCGTCTGCACCGAGAAGGATCTCGTGAAGCTCTGCCGGTTTCCCTTCGCCCGGGGGCGTCTCGCGGCGCTCCGTGTGGACTTTTCGCTCGGAGAGGCCGACGAGGAGCGGTTGTACAGTCTCGTGCAGGAGCGGCTGCGCCTGCGCGCAACTCGTGCTAACGGACCGGCTGACGAGGGTGGATTATGAAGGTTTTGGTGACGGGGGCGGCGGGCTTCATTGGTTCGCACGTGGCGGAGGCGCTGCTCGGACGCGGCGACACGGTAACGGGAGTCGATTGCTTTCTCGATTACTACCCGCGCGCGGTGAAGGAGCGGAATCTCGAAGGTCCGCGAAGTCACGATGGGTTTTCGTTCGTCGAAGCCGATCTCGCAACCGCGTCGCTCGAGCCTCTCGCCGAGGGCTGTGACGCCGTCATACACTTGGCTGCACAGGCCGGTGTTCGTGCGAGCTGGGGGCAGGATTTTCGGATTTACGTCGATTCGAATATCCACGCGACGCAGCGGCTTCTCGAAGCCTGCTCGCGCACGAACCCGCCGCGCTTCGTCTACTCGTCGTCCTCCTCGATCTACGGTGATGCGCCGGAGCTGCCCACGCTCGAGACGACGCTCCCGCGGCCGATTTCGCCTTACGGCGTGAGCAAACTCGCCGCCGAGCACCTGTGCCGCCTCTACACGCAGGCAAGCGGGATTCCGACGATCTCTCTTCGGTACTTCACGGTCTACGGGCCCCGTCAGCGTCCCGACATGGCCTTCAACCGATTCCTGCGAGCGCAGCTGCAAGACGAAGAGCTTCAGTTGTACGACGACGGCGAGCAGACGCGGGACTTCACGTTCGTTGCAGATGCCGTAGCCGCGAACGTACTCGCGATCGAGAACGGGACGCCGGGAGCGGCGTACAACATCGGAGGCGGTTCGCGCGTCAGCGTGAACGACGTCTTGAAAATCATCGGCGAGCTGACCGGGCGAGAGCCGCGGGTTCGGCGCCTGGACAAACAGCTCGGTGAC belongs to Candidatus Binatia bacterium and includes:
- a CDS encoding NAD-dependent epimerase/dehydratase family protein, giving the protein MKVLVTGAAGFIGSHVAEALLGRGDTVTGVDCFLDYYPRAVKERNLEGPRSHDGFSFVEADLATASLEPLAEGCDAVIHLAAQAGVRASWGQDFRIYVDSNIHATQRLLEACSRTNPPRFVYSSSSSIYGDAPELPTLETTLPRPISPYGVSKLAAEHLCRLYTQASGIPTISLRYFTVYGPRQRPDMAFNRFLRAQLQDEELQLYDDGEQTRDFTFVADAVAANVLAIENGTPGAAYNIGGGSRVSVNDVLKIIGELTGREPRVRRLDKQLGDVRDTHAAADAARQELRWTPKTELREGLAAELEWLRDEIRAD